One segment of Saprospiraceae bacterium DNA contains the following:
- the rnc gene encoding ribonuclease III: MRFIRRFYNYYLHPDKELARRLKTLIGFTPTHLSLFKLAFFHKSTFNTRDYAIANNERLEFLGDAVLSTIVGEYLFKKYPNSDEGFLTKMRSKIVKRNSLDEIADKMGLDLFLANYNQTRLSKSMLGNALEALVGAVYIEVGYERTKQYVIRRILRRYLDIHELESFDDNYKSQLLEWCQKNGRNIEYKVVAKYKSEKRDKFKVAVYVDGKKLGTADDFNKKSAEQLASERAMAAMGILNGNGTPASPQHEQAPDDEEMGDE; this comes from the coding sequence ATTCGACGTTTCTACAACTATTACCTCCACCCCGACAAAGAACTTGCCCGGCGCCTAAAGACGCTGATTGGGTTCACGCCGACCCATTTGTCCTTGTTCAAACTGGCTTTTTTCCACAAAAGCACTTTTAACACCCGCGACTATGCCATCGCCAACAACGAGCGGCTCGAATTTCTCGGCGACGCGGTACTCAGCACCATCGTAGGAGAGTATTTGTTCAAAAAATATCCGAACTCCGACGAGGGCTTTCTGACAAAAATGCGCTCGAAAATCGTGAAGCGCAACTCGCTGGACGAAATCGCCGATAAAATGGGGCTGGATTTGTTCTTGGCCAATTACAACCAAACCCGACTCTCCAAGTCCATGCTTGGCAATGCACTCGAGGCACTTGTGGGAGCGGTGTATATTGAGGTAGGGTATGAGCGCACCAAGCAATACGTCATCCGACGCATCCTGCGACGCTATCTGGACATTCACGAACTGGAAAGCTTCGACGACAACTACAAAAGCCAGCTGCTCGAATGGTGCCAGAAAAACGGGCGCAACATCGAATACAAAGTGGTAGCCAAATACAAAAGCGAAAAGCGCGACAAGTTTAAGGTGGCGGTGTATGTGGATGGCAAAAAACTCGGCACCGCTGATGACTTCAATAAAAAAAGCGCCGAACAGCTCGCCAGCGAACGCGCCATGGCGGCCATGGGCATCCTGAACGGCAACGGCACGCCCGCCTCTCCTCAACACGAACAGGCGCCAGACGACGAAGAAATGGGCGATGAATGA